In Drosophila miranda strain MSH22 chromosome XR, D.miranda_PacBio2.1, whole genome shotgun sequence, the genomic window ttattttaaaaagtGGTCAATCTAAGTACTTAACAAAGTAAACTATGATGTCCACTCGAACTTTCGGAGAAACAATTGAGGTGAGCAGACTACCGCCATGCAATGTGACTATCAAATGAATTTTTAATTGTTGTTTGCGTTTGTAGGAGTACGAGGTACAGCACTTGTTGGGCAAAGGAGGCTTTGCTAGCGTTTACAAAGCAAGATGCCTGCACTCCCATCAAGATGTGGCAATCAAAATGGTAAGTGATACGCGTATGTGTTTTAGGAATATCTTTTAATTGGTGTACCCATAGATCGATAAGAAACTAATCCAGGGGACAGGACTCACGAGCCGTGTTCGACAGGAGGTTGAAATTCACTCTCGCCTTAAGCATCCTTCTGTGCTGCAGCTGTACACATTTTTTCAAGATGTGAATTATGTGTATTTGGTTTTGGAGTTGGCCCACAACGGCGAACTGCAGCGCTATATGAAGCAGCACCTTTTGCGTCCCTTTACCGAATCCGAGGGGGCCACTATATTGAGGCAGGTGGTGGCTGGCCTCCTGTATTTGCATTCCCACAACATCATGCACCGTGACATTTCGCTATCCAACCTGCTGCTCAGCAAAGAAATGCACATCAAAATCGCCGATTTCGGCCTCGCAACTCAACTGAAACGACCTGACGAAAGGCACATGACGATGTGCGGCACTCCCAACTATATTTCCCCCGAGGTAGTTTCCCGATTGTCGCACGGCCTGCCAGCGGATGTTTGGAGTGTTGGGTGTATGCTCTATACTTTGCTGGTGGGACGACCTCCGTTTGAAACCGAAGGTGTGGAATCTACGCTCAACAAAGTCGTGATGTCTGAATTTATGATGCCATCACATTTGTCCTTCGAAGCCCAGGACCTAATCCATAAGCTGCTCAAGAAAAGCCCACACGAACGCATTACTCTTGAGCAGGTCCTCCGGCATCCATTTCTGAAAAGGACGGTTGGTGGTTCATCGTATAGTACAACGCCTGGCGCGTTAAATGAATTCAGTCAAAGTCTTGCCAGTAGCGATAGCGGAATCGTAACATTCGCCAGCAGTAAGTAATGCCAACTATAGATCACTGTACGCAGAAATTGAATAATAATTCGAAATCTTTTTAAAGGTGACTCTAGGAAATCGCACCGGCTTCGGTCTGTCGACAATTCTTCAGGACAATCAATGCCACAGATAATGGAAGAATATTTGCCGTCGTCTAATCTGGGCTACGATTCGAAGGAGCATCGACCTATTTACGAACAGCATGGCTCATATCTACCAACACCAGGCGACCAGTTGGAAAATAGAGACGCCAAATGGCCAGGAACAAACAACATGGCACCGTTCACATCGGATAGCGACATGATACCGTCACCTGTGGGTGAGAAACGCCTCTTAATGCCGCCATTAGAAACGAAAAGATTGCAACCGACGCGTTATAAAACGAAAAATGCTATAATGAGTATTTTGCGGACTGGTGAGGTTGTCTTGGAGTTTGTAAAGTTTAAGGTCAAGTACAATGAAGATCGTATTACTGATATTTGTCGCATATCTGAAGATGGACGACGTATTATAATCTATCAGCCGGATCCAGGACGGTGAGTACAACTACAAAAATAAAGCCTTTTATATTGGTTTCAGCTAACATTGTTGTTTCAGAGGCTTACCAATAAGAGAACACCCACCAGACCCGCTGATACCAAGCGAAAACTGCGTGTATAATTACGAGAATTTACCGAATAAACACTGGAAGAAATATGTGTACGCTGCCCGATTTGTGGGCCTGGTGAAGAGCAAAACACCGAAAATCACTTTTTTCAGTAGCCTTGGGAAATGCCAGCTTATGGAGACGATGACGGACTTTGAGGTTCGCTTCTATTCCGGAGCTAAGCTATTAAAGTCCTCCACGGACGGGGTCAAGGTGTTCAATTCGAATGGAGCAGTGCTTTCGGATAATGGCTGTGCGGAGGCACGCAATTTAATTGACCACGGAAATGAATGTTTCTCCCATTGCGTCAATATCAGTAATGCTCTAGAGCTCGCCCAGACAAAAGAGAACACGTGTTTTCCTGTCACAATTGGGCGACGGCCTGCCGCAGACATGCACGCGGGTCAACGTTTCGATGGTCTTAGGGACACTACAAACTTTGCATACTCCACTCCGAAATCAAATCAGGTAAATCGCTATATTTAATGCAATTTCTAGAGATATTACTCAAACATTATATTCCTATAGGGCTCAATTAACTTTTCCGTGAGCACCATATCGACGACTCGAAGTGCCTCGGACTACAATTCAAATACACCACGGCTCAACATGTTGGCTGCGCACCAAAATGTTCCAATCAAACGTATCACCGTTCCCGAAATTGGAGTTGTTACGGAGGTACGCTTTTTCACATTTTATTTTGCACCAAATGCTAATTTTTGAACCATTTCAGTTGTCCCATGGAGTTGTGCAAGTGCAATTCTATGATGGATCTATGGTCTCAGTAATACCAAAGGTGCAAGGAGGAGGCATAACGTATACACAGGCCAACGGTCTGTCTACCCATTTTGGCAACAACGACGATTTGCCATTTGCGGTCAGAGATCGAATCAATCAAATGCCACAGTTGCAAATGAAGTTAAAGTGCGCTCCATTGTTGGGGAACGCCAGAAGTGTAGACTGCCATTTAATGACGCCCAAAACGACAACGCCTTTTTACAATCGCATGATAATTTGACAAGTTGTGCATCTGATATTGATATGTTATGTTAAAAACACTCTTCGATTAATATTGtattattaaataaaattaaatatattttttaatgtCTTCAACTGTCGTGAATTTAAAACTGAATTTTTAATCGTACTCTTAGCATAACCAGGCAAAGGCTATTCTAAATTATCTATAAAACCACAGACGGAGATCCTGTACACATCTATAATGTTATATTGAAAAACGTTAATAACTTTTCAAAAATTGACagatttaaatttaaaaaatttaatattCGTGATGGGAGAGCGGCTAAGAAATCTTGTTTTATGTCATATGCTTCAGCCCTAACTAAAATCAAATTACAAGCCGTTCAGATCTATAAACAAATCATTTATTGAAGTGCTTAGTGTTTCAAAATCTAGTTGTAAAGTTTCGGGGTTAGCATTGTACGTGTTTTGTATACATATTACTATTAGAAAAgtacaaaatattttattgtatatactcgtatgtataaTAAATGTAAGATTAATGTGTGTTGTTTCATTGTCAGATATCAAAAGTGATAGACATATGTTGTACGTATTttatgaatatacatataactgCGGCAACCACAAGAAAATGCCTCAGATGGATAGATGCACGGATGGATTTCATTACACTAATGTATTGGGTAAATTGCCTTTTTAATCAAGTGTATTCAGCAATTCAGAAGAATCAATTTGAGCATAAAGtatttatcaatttattgTGTAAGCTATTTGAAATAAAAGCataaaaatacatatttgattataatttaaaaataatgGATGTACGAAGCTTAATTTAATGGACGGTATAAATAAACATTTGAACGGAAAGCATAGGCAATGATAAAAATGAATGATAAAAGCGACAATGGATCAAATGTGAAGAAAATTCAACTAGATTTTAGTTATATTTCGAATTAATTGCTTGGTCATACAACTATTGTCGAACCAAATCAAAATGAATGCCAATAACTTGTCaaattaatataaaaaaaaatgtatacatCAAAATGTGTAGTCTTAATATTAGGTCTAAAAAAAATCTTAATTGTATCGTGTTGGCAGCATTGCACTAGTGCTGTGTTCGTTGTAACGTTTGCCAAAATGTCGCTCTCAAATGATGCTTGTCTTCTCTTTAAGCTCAAATTGAATCTTCTGAAATATGTCCTAGAAACGATCCTTGGACGTAGCACTGTACTCCAGCTCGTTGAGGTTTTGCATTTCCTGCAGCTCTTGGAACTTTTCGTGATCACGTATGTGCGCATAGTTGGCCGAGAGGCACATGAGATAATGAACCAGGCTAAGAATGACTAAAAGGGTGGACAGCGTGGCCAGTATGAACATAACCTCAGCGTTCTCAACACCATCTTTACAGAAAGCCTTGATCTCATACTTTTCGCACACCTTCATGTCCTCAAGTTTGGTGTTTGGTGGGAACATAAAATCTGTAAAAATCATTCGAGGAATTAGGGAGTTTACTTCGGCCTTTGGTTGTGGCCAAAAATATGTACTTACGGAATTGTGTCAAATCTATGCAACTCTGTGAGTGCTCGACACTGGAGCACATGTTCCAGAACATGGTATATATGAAGGTAACAACAACCAGGAAACAAAGAATAAGACTCCACACGAAATTGAGCAGGTACGTGATGCCCATAAGTACGGCGCAGGAGATCCGGCCTCCAACGCGGGACCGCCAGGCTCTATACACCTTATAGCGCGTGGCGCCAGTAGCCAGAAAGCCAACGAAAAGTATCATAAATCCAAGGGCTGCCATGCCAGCTCCAATTATTACAAATATCATCTGCACAGCTTCGATCCTGAAATATTATTAATGCTTAAACATGCTGCGGATAATTGGAATAATGGGTTAGGCTTACCATATTAATCGCAAGTGAAATACTTGGTCTACCATTATGACAGTGAGCGATGCCCCTCGGTACATGGTGAAACAGAAGATACCCACTCCCAGGAGACACATCAGAGTGGCTATCATCGTGGCGTAGGGGATACGTGCCATGCATGATTGGCAGCAGTCACCTAAAAGGaatttcaatatatttttattaaatttaaacaaaaaaggtATCTTCCATTGGTAAAGGAACATACATACGGAATATGTGTACGATGAAAGTGAAAGATAGAGTTTAAAAAGGGTTAACGATTTCAGTAGACTCAATTTATAAACTCGCATGAAAATTCTTGTAGCTCTACTGATTGGAATGATTAGCTCAATAAAATCGTATCTGCGGTCGGCAGGGTTTTTAAACCACAAAAAAACGCCTTCTCAGTGAAACACGAGTCGAGTGCCGCGTTTTGCACACGACATGTAATTTGTTTTTTGTAATATTAACGGACATTGTCTTTCGCAGCATTAGATTCTGCAGTAGTACTATACATACTTTCAATGGATTCTTTAATTTGTTTGAAaaggaaatatttttgaaCAGAAACAAACCGACAGACTCGGCCAATTGTTCAGACAAGAATAGTCAAACAGGCGTCAAAACAATAAACAAATCAAAAACCCATACAAAATGCTTGGTAAGTAAAATATATTGACTTTACTCAGTGCTCGTGCTGTGGTACATCTTAAAATTGTAGCTTTAAGAGGTTCACTAAGGTATACAATATATGGTGTATAAAGGTGCCATACGGAGGAAAAAGGTTTATCTTAAgggaatatatatgtatgtatgtatgtactagAAATGGATAAGATAACAAAATGTAGCACGGGCAGAGGTGATAGCCTACAACAGAGTGATTCACGTAAAGCTAAATAGTACTGGTATGCGAGAGAGTGCAGCAGTTTCTTGGTGACGTATTGCCACAGAAAAAACAATGAAAATTTGCGCAAGTGAAATATAAAATTGATTTGTGAAACAAAACCAATATACATATCCATTGATTTTGTCGTACCTTCGCCACCACGCTCTGTGTACCTATCCAAGGAGTGTTCCGATCGGTACGAAGGGCGTCGTCGATTTTGTATGTTGCCCCCATTGTAGGGATTGTTATTGTAGGCACGTGTAAGCACACCACCGTCATCTTCAAAGTTCGTCTCGAGTAGGATCTCCTCTCGGGGATCTCGTATGCGATCGCGATCGTTCATTTTGCCAGGCATATTGCACAACGGAATCTTAATTTGATCAGGCGCTTGTAAAATTCAGAAGTTACGGAATCGTTTTAGCTATTGTCAATAAAATTTATAAGTTTAAGCTGCCCTGCCTGCGCATGAATCACACAATCACAAAATCCGACGTCATCAGAGACATTTGGTTTCGCTGCCTTCCGGATCAGCAGATATACGAATATTAAAACAGATACCGATCTCGATATAATTAATAATATTTCGAGTGAGCATGGAACGACAACCACCTGTCGTCGCCGTAGCAAAGAGCAAACTCAGAATGGTCGTTCGTTCAGTTCAACTCCGAAATGTTTCTCAGTCGACCGCGACTGATAACTTTGCTCTGCTAACTTTTTTCACTCGGAACCGAATGTGACGCTTTTCCCGTCAGTTTCTCTCTATCAACGATAAGTAGTTACGGgtatatgtataaatatacatacatatgtacatacatatttgtgtTGTGTgggtacatatacatatgtacacggATGCGTACGTCGCTGCAAATTGGAAAACATTGCTCCCAGGCACAGGCCCGGCCAATTGAATGAAACAGACAATTAATACAGTCTCCAAGATCGCTTGGATAAGTTCTTTTCTTTGCTCTGCATAGGGTCAATTAGTGTCAACATTAAGGGGAAATACCAATATAGACTTGTATGTTCATGAAATTCAAAGGGAACATACTCatgaacatacatacatatgtacataagatCGCTCCTTCTAGAGCGATCGTGACTAATTTACAAAccgattgaaaaatgcagctTTAATGTTGTGAGCACGATTTATATAATCACAGCTGCTTTACACTATTTTGAAGCGTAAATAAGATTCACCATTTTCAACAAACAGGAAAGGATTCAGCTGGAGTTTCTTGTTCGGATTCCGATAAAGCAGACAAACGACAATGCAACGTTTTGTTGAGGTAGCTTTAAAACTTACATAGACGCCTAAGAATCAACGTGATCAAGAATGAATATTATGCCACTAGCATAATTTGAGATGCttatattattataattattcatttataCGATTTTTAGTTTAATTGAATCCAACGCATAATATACGAGTCAACGCTCAATAGCTGAGAAGGTGTTACATATGCaaaagtacatacatatgtacatatgcatacaAAAGTCCCAAAAAAGCTATGTTTTTTGTTAGCCAGAATCGTATTAGTGgttaaaataatatttttgtgtgtttaAGTTACTTGTTTACTTACCCATTTTAAACGGCGGTTGTTAGGAGCTTGGAAAGTAAATTTAGAGCATTTAAACAGTCCACTCTAATAATCCAAGtgcatacatgtatgtatgtaaatatgtatcGCAATTTGTAAGTTGCATCTACGGAGACGCCTTCTGCGTATGTATCGCTTCAGTTGGTGGTATGAAACAAGTTTTTAAGGTGTGAGCCTAGGTGGCAGTGAGAGCAACCTGCGCCTTACAAATGGTAAAATTTACTCCAAATGCTTATAACACACTTATTGAAACCGTATATTATTCAGATTTCATATTGTTTTGTCACGTTTCTGGCGGTACAATAAATTTAAAGTCCTGAGATTCCGATTCTATTTTCAAAACAAAgagcataaataaataaagtgtATCTACTCTTGACGCGTTTAAGCGGGGCAGTGCTGTAAAACGAATTAAATCGTTCTCTTTGGTTAATTGTCGGAAATAATATATCTCGATTGTGATATTTGGTTTATTATTAGTCCGATAAACTAATATGTTTTCTCCAAGACTCGTTAATTTTAAATACTCTCTTTTATTGGATTGTTTATAAAATAGGACTTAAATAAAAAAAGCTAACAAAAAAGTAAATTGTTTACATGGTAGCTACACATTTCCTACATTTTTGTGTAAAATTGCATGCTGCTGGTTCACAtaggaatatggacatttgtataccctatttccaAGTTGCTCTGAAACAAATTTTTAGCAATGACGCTTTCTCAGATGGTAATTTTTCTGACCTATGCATGAGCATTTAATAAGTTATCGCCATATATACCTATTTTCGGATACCTTCTTGGTATCTTCAAGAACACAATGAATATGTTGATATTGAGATTTTCAATTAACTAACAACTCTAACCACGCACTTCTACATGGTTTCtacatttaaacattttttttttcagtaTCTAAAAAAGTTGCAAGGTGTGCGACACACAGAATACAAGTGATATACATTGGTCACACTATTCATTTCGTAAGATTCtccaaaacaaaacagaaaattttattcatatttttaaaatatgcTGACAGCGTTTAGACCTAATTCGCCAACAGCAATTGTCGTTGTAAGTCATAGAATAAATAGAGGTTTATATTTTAGATACAAAGAAATAATTTATTGTCATTCATTTTGCAGCGTGCGGCATCTACAAATGCAAAAAAACTCGAGGAGATTCGAGAACGTTTGGCTAAAGGGCCAAACTTTCAGGACTTTGTCCAAAATCCGGATAATTTAAAGAGTGTGGGCGAAAACTATGATGGGAAATTGCGTCGTGAGAAGGGAGAGGAGCAACGCTTGCGTCTGCCGCCATGGCTGAAGACCACAATACCAATGGGCAAGAACTACACAAAGATTAAAGAGCAGCTGCGAGAACTAAAGTTATCCACCGTGTGTGAGGAGGCTCGTTGCCCCAACATCGGAGAGTGCTGGGGCGGCGGTGAAAATGGAACTCAGACTGCCACGATTATGGTGAGGCTGCTTGACCCTTACTGATAACATAACTAAGCGTGCttattatgtacatatttcgTTGTAGCTTATGGGAGACACTTGCACACGCGGCTGTCGTTTCTGTTCCGTAAAAACAGCACGCATACCGCCACCTCTGGACGAAAATGAGCCCGTGAACACCGCCAAGGCAATCGCGTCTTGGGGCTTGGATTACATAGTGCTGACATCAGTCGATCGTGATGGTTTGTATTCGTATTTCTAATGTGAAATACTTAATACTTAATTGAAATTCTTCATGTGCCATAGATTTGCCAGATGGGGGATCGAAACATATTGCTCAAACGGTACGAGAAATCAAAGCTCGGTAAGAACTTATATTTTTTTCAAAAACCCCGCTAACGATGCAATTATTTTCATAGTAATTCTAATATATTTGTCGAATGTCTTGTGCCAGACTTTCGTGGGGATCTGGATTGTGTGGAAACGATCGCAAACTGCGGTCTGGACGTCTATGCGCACAACATTGAAACAGTTGAGAAGCTAACGCCCTACGTTCGAGACAGGCGTGCCCATTATAGGCAAACGCTTCGGGTGCTTACCGAAGCAAAGCTTTTTAATCCCAATCTAATCACAAAAAGCTCCATTATGCTTGGCCTTGGCGAAACTGATGAAGAGATTGAAAGAACTATGACAGATTTGCGAGAGGCTGGCGTCGAGTGCTTGACCTTGGGTCAGTACATGCAGCCCACAAACAAACATCTCAAAGTCATTGAGTATGTAACGCCTGAAAAGTTTAAGCATTGGGAAGAGCGTGGAAACGATTTGGGATTCCTCTACACAGCTAGTGGCCCTCTTGTCCGCAGCTCGTACAAAGCTGGCGAGTTCTTTATATCGAGTATATTGGCAAACCGGAAAGCAAACCAATCGAAAGACAGTGCACCAAAAAACTAGATTAATTCGTGATATGTAGAGTTTTTGATTTATCCGAATAAGGCCTAGTCTTTTGATAGATTTGTTTTAAGTGTCGCCTTCTGCGTATGCATCGCTTCAGTTGGTGAtatgtgtatacatatgtatgcacacATATgcgaaaatatttataaaagaAATTCTAACAAACGTTGTTTATGTGTATAAGACATCTAATCGCAAAATTATGTAGTATACTGTCTATATTTTAGGATCCAATAAAAGGAATCTATTAAAATACATTTTCAAATGGGAACATGTTCGTTAATATTTCATAGATATATAGATATCTATGTTCCGAATTGTTACAGTTGTACCATACAATTTTAGAGTTTAGTTTACTGCGAGTTCGGCTATGGAGGGAGTATTGCAAGAGTATGGAGTACCAGGCTCGAAATAGgcttcatttttatacccggtagTCGAAAAGGTTAggtaaatatatatgtattaatTTTGTGGTGGATAGAAGGAAGCATTTCCCACCTCAAAAAATgcatattcttgatcagtatTAAAATCAGAGTCGatatagccatgtctgtctgctCGTTTATGTTgatgagcgcctagatctcagagactatacgAGCTATAGGCccctgtggcatccacaattttaaagatacgaagAGATAGATAAAGATAAagatagagaatgaccatatctagcATATTGCCAAATCTgcatcagatcggatcattattatagctaGAAGGAACAAATGATATTCCAggcgcgctctctctctctctaaatcGTGAAGTGTTCGCCCCCAGTCGGAGGGGAGCGAGATATAACGGTTGGTTTTGCGGGAGAGATAGAtcaaatattttaatattataaTCAAATAGTTCAATAGGTGGCAAGAGAATAAACAAAGTGCAAGAATACACATTAGAATATAACTAGCGGTCGTAGTTCCTTCTCTTTCTGTCTTATGTTTTTCCCCATCTCTCATGACAAGTGCGAGCAAAATGGAGAGAGGTAGCGAAGATATCCTTCCTGCATTAAACTACAAATCCATTCCACCCTTTTGCGAACAGACATTCCAAATCTATGATATCTAAGAAAAAAGTCTAAGAGACAAGAAAAGGTTTGGAAATTTTGAACTGTTAAAAGAAATGCTTTTACAAAATTTTAAGGAAAATGACAGTGACGGCGATGAGTATAGTGGTTAG contains:
- the LOC108151377 gene encoding neuronal membrane glycoprotein M6-a isoform X2; the encoded protein is MGDCCQSCMARIPYATMIATLMCLLGVGIFCFTMYRGASLTVIMVDQVFHLRLIWIEAVQMIFVIIGAGMAALGFMILFVGFLATGATRYKVYRAWRSRVGGRISCAVLMGITYLLNFVWSLILCFLVVVTFIYTMFWNMCSSVEHSQSCIDLTQFHFMFPPNTKLEDMKVCEKYEIKAFCKDGVENAEVMFILATLSTLLVILSLVHYLMCLSANYAHIRDHEKFQELQEMQNLNELEYSATSKDRF
- the LOC108151373 gene encoding lipoyl synthase, mitochondrial, yielding MLTAFRPNSPTAIVVRAASTNAKKLEEIRERLAKGPNFQDFVQNPDNLKSVGENYDGKLRREKGEEQRLRLPPWLKTTIPMGKNYTKIKEQLRELKLSTVCEEARCPNIGECWGGGENGTQTATIMLMGDTCTRGCRFCSVKTARIPPPLDENEPVNTAKAIASWGLDYIVLTSVDRDDLPDGGSKHIAQTVREIKARNSNIFVECLVPDFRGDLDCVETIANCGLDVYAHNIETVEKLTPYVRDRRAHYRQTLRVLTEAKLFNPNLITKSSIMLGLGETDEEIERTMTDLREAGVECLTLGQYMQPTNKHLKVIEYVTPEKFKHWEERGNDLGFLYTASGPLVRSSYKAGEFFISSILANRKANQSKDSAPKN
- the LOC108151376 gene encoding serine/threonine-protein kinase PLK4; the encoded protein is MMSTRTFGETIEEYEVQHLLGKGGFASVYKARCLHSHQDVAIKMIDKKLIQGTGLTSRVRQEVEIHSRLKHPSVLQLYTFFQDVNYVYLVLELAHNGELQRYMKQHLLRPFTESEGATILRQVVAGLLYLHSHNIMHRDISLSNLLLSKEMHIKIADFGLATQLKRPDERHMTMCGTPNYISPEVVSRLSHGLPADVWSVGCMLYTLLVGRPPFETEGVESTLNKVVMSEFMMPSHLSFEAQDLIHKLLKKSPHERITLEQVLRHPFLKRTVGGSSYSTTPGALNEFSQSLASSDSGIVTFASSDSRKSHRLRSVDNSSGQSMPQIMEEYLPSSNLGYDSKEHRPIYEQHGSYLPTPGDQLENRDAKWPGTNNMAPFTSDSDMIPSPVGEKRLLMPPLETKRLQPTRYKTKNAIMSILRTGEVVLEFVKFKVKYNEDRITDICRISEDGRRIIIYQPDPGRGLPIREHPPDPLIPSENCVYNYENLPNKHWKKYVYAARFVGLVKSKTPKITFFSSLGKCQLMETMTDFEVRFYSGAKLLKSSTDGVKVFNSNGAVLSDNGCAEARNLIDHGNECFSHCVNISNALELAQTKENTCFPVTIGRRPAADMHAGQRFDGLRDTTNFAYSTPKSNQGSINFSVSTISTTRSASDYNSNTPRLNMLAAHQNVPIKRITVPEIGVVTELSHGVVQVQFYDGSMVSVIPKVQGGGITYTQANGLSTHFGNNDDLPFAVRDRINQMPQLQMKLKCAPLLGNARSVDCHLMTPKTTTPFYNRMII
- the LOC108151377 gene encoding neuronal membrane glycoprotein M6-a isoform X1 is translated as MAPDQIKIPLCNMPGKMNDRDRIRDPREEILLETNFEDDGGVLTRAYNNNPYNGGNIQNRRRPSYRSEHSLDRYTERGGEGDCCQSCMARIPYATMIATLMCLLGVGIFCFTMYRGASLTVIMVDQVFHLRLIWIEAVQMIFVIIGAGMAALGFMILFVGFLATGATRYKVYRAWRSRVGGRISCAVLMGITYLLNFVWSLILCFLVVVTFIYTMFWNMCSSVEHSQSCIDLTQFHFMFPPNTKLEDMKVCEKYEIKAFCKDGVENAEVMFILATLSTLLVILSLVHYLMCLSANYAHIRDHEKFQELQEMQNLNELEYSATSKDRF